One segment of Sandaracinaceae bacterium DNA contains the following:
- the cofH gene encoding 5-amino-6-(D-ribitylamino)uracil--L-tyrosine 4-hydroxyphenyl transferase CofH — translation MTTLASVLLNETRPEVRAILEKSLSGGETSWQEGVVLSAARGRELHALTAVADELRKQQVGDRVSYVVNRNINFTNVCVKTCRFCAFARGIRSEQGYMLPHDEVVARVLQAKAMGATEVCLQAGLAPDLTGDSYVQLTEAVRRAAPDLHIHAFSPEEVLFGSQLAREPVPVFLARLKEAGLGSLPGTSAEILDDELRKRIAPTRISTANWVHVIESAHELGIPTTSTMMFGHVETAEQRMRHLDTLRSIQKRTGGFTEFVPLSFVHAESPLFVKHEVPGVTPGPSGDDVVRLYAIARLMLGAHIPNLQASWVKEGIRTSQWLLHCGVNDLGGTLMNESISTAAGATHGQLMTPAGLRRVIRDAGRVPVQRNTRYDALRVFDGDPALEVPEPLDLVEDASAVFGDYKTLTADPRFHYEPRNQRRLQVIDA, via the coding sequence ATGACCACCCTCGCGAGCGTGCTGCTCAACGAGACGCGCCCCGAAGTGCGCGCGATCCTGGAGAAGAGCCTGAGCGGTGGGGAGACGTCGTGGCAAGAGGGCGTGGTCCTCTCGGCGGCGCGCGGGCGCGAGCTGCACGCGCTGACCGCCGTGGCCGACGAGCTGCGCAAGCAGCAGGTGGGCGACCGCGTGAGCTACGTGGTCAACCGCAACATCAACTTCACCAACGTGTGCGTGAAGACCTGCCGCTTCTGTGCCTTCGCGCGCGGCATCCGCAGCGAGCAGGGCTACATGCTGCCGCACGACGAGGTGGTGGCGCGCGTGCTGCAAGCCAAGGCCATGGGGGCCACCGAGGTGTGCCTGCAAGCGGGCCTCGCGCCCGATCTGACCGGCGACTCCTACGTGCAGCTCACCGAGGCGGTGCGCCGCGCTGCTCCCGACCTGCACATCCACGCCTTCTCGCCGGAAGAGGTGCTCTTCGGGTCGCAGCTGGCGCGTGAGCCGGTGCCCGTGTTCTTGGCGCGCCTCAAGGAGGCGGGCCTGGGCTCGCTGCCCGGCACCAGCGCCGAGATCCTGGACGACGAGCTGCGCAAGCGCATCGCGCCCACGCGCATCAGCACGGCCAACTGGGTCCACGTCATCGAGAGCGCGCACGAGCTGGGCATCCCCACCACGTCCACCATGATGTTCGGGCACGTGGAGACCGCCGAGCAGCGCATGCGCCACCTGGACACGCTGCGCAGCATCCAGAAGCGCACGGGCGGCTTCACCGAGTTCGTGCCGCTCAGCTTCGTGCACGCCGAGTCGCCGCTGTTCGTGAAGCACGAGGTGCCCGGCGTGACCCCCGGGCCCAGCGGCGACGACGTGGTTCGGCTCTACGCCATCGCCCGGCTCATGCTGGGGGCGCACATCCCCAACCTGCAGGCCTCGTGGGTGAAGGAGGGCATCCGCACCAGCCAGTGGCTGCTGCACTGCGGCGTGAACGACCTGGGCGGCACGCTCATGAACGAGAGCATCTCCACCGCAGCGGGGGCCACGCACGGCCAGCTCATGACGCCCGCTGGGCTGCGCCGGGTGATCCGCGACGCCGGTCGTGTGCCGGTGCAGCGCAACACGCGCTACGACGCCCTGCGGGTGTTCGACGGAGACCCGGCGCTCGAGGTGCCCGAGCCGCTCGACCTGGTGGAGGACGCGAGCGCGGTGTTCGGGGACTACAAGACGCTCACCGCCGACCCGCGCTTTCACTACGAGCCGCGGAACCAGCGGCGCCTGCAGGTCATCGACGCGTAG
- a CDS encoding DUF4112 domain-containing protein, with amino-acid sequence MPSPLPPPSQTALATDDGRPPLPAWARVMTRLLDDLIRIPGTEQGIGLDGLLGLIPGVGDSVTGLGSMALLLLALRRRVPTVILVKMLGNIGVDVLTGTIPVLGDIFDVAFRSNRRNLELIEKHADGKVQPSPADFALVVFGISLAAAAIAMPFVISAVLGFSVIRLLSGG; translated from the coding sequence TTGCCAAGCCCACTGCCACCCCCTAGCCAGACGGCGCTCGCCACGGACGACGGCCGCCCGCCCCTGCCCGCGTGGGCGCGCGTGATGACGCGCCTGCTGGACGATCTGATCCGCATCCCGGGCACCGAGCAGGGCATCGGCCTCGACGGGCTCTTGGGGCTCATCCCCGGCGTGGGCGACTCGGTCACCGGCCTCGGGTCCATGGCGCTCCTGCTGCTGGCGCTGCGCCGCCGCGTGCCCACCGTCATCCTGGTGAAGATGCTGGGCAACATCGGCGTGGACGTGCTCACCGGCACCATCCCCGTGCTGGGCGACATCTTCGACGTGGCCTTCCGCAGCAACCGCCGCAACCTAGAGCTCATCGAGAAGCACGCCGACGGAAAGGTGCAGCCCTCGCCCGCGGACTTCGCGCTGGTGGTCTTCGGCATCTCGCTCGCGGCGGCGGCCATCGCGATGCCGTTCGTGATCAGCGCGGTGTTGGGGTTCTCGGTGATTCGCCTGCTCAGCGGGGGCTGA
- a CDS encoding alpha/beta hydrolase: MILRTELVDQVVDGTHTVTLVKDVVMTSGVPLGMVRKRLPPPAVTRGAVILIHGFGQNRYTWHIEGRSFSAYLAEQGFDVFTVDLRGHGRSGEYSDARPHAVEQYVREDLPSFVREAIRLSGHEQVFLVGHSMGGLISYATASTVLRDYVRGIVTIGSPYRFGAGTGFLSAFAALAEGVRFTGVLDSNPRLPLRLIGQQFRMLRRFWDVKSVPLPVRAWHPGTVEPHLLDRYLNRAFDVTSLSVLFDVLKGGQNVSLRSRDGRVDYALAFESLNKPLLAVAGEFDLLAPPDSVEAAVLRSRSRDKRFRMFPLGHIDLIVGREATRTVWPLIGEWLTRRSADIAKPTATP, translated from the coding sequence ATGATCCTGCGCACGGAGCTGGTGGATCAGGTCGTCGACGGCACGCACACCGTCACCCTGGTGAAAGACGTGGTCATGACCAGCGGCGTGCCGCTCGGCATGGTCCGCAAGCGCCTGCCGCCTCCGGCTGTCACGCGCGGAGCCGTGATCCTCATCCACGGCTTCGGCCAGAACCGCTACACGTGGCACATCGAGGGGCGCTCGTTCTCGGCCTACCTCGCGGAGCAGGGCTTCGACGTGTTCACCGTGGACCTGCGCGGGCACGGCCGCTCGGGTGAGTACAGCGACGCGCGCCCCCACGCCGTGGAGCAGTACGTGCGCGAAGACCTGCCCTCGTTCGTGCGCGAGGCCATCCGCCTCTCGGGCCACGAGCAGGTGTTCCTAGTGGGGCACTCCATGGGCGGGCTCATCAGCTACGCCACCGCGTCCACGGTGTTGCGAGACTATGTGCGCGGCATCGTCACCATCGGCTCGCCCTACCGCTTCGGCGCCGGCACCGGCTTCCTCTCGGCGTTCGCCGCGCTGGCCGAGGGGGTGCGCTTCACCGGCGTGCTGGACAGCAACCCGCGCCTGCCGCTGCGCCTCATCGGCCAGCAGTTCCGCATGCTGCGCCGCTTCTGGGACGTGAAGAGCGTGCCCCTGCCCGTGCGTGCCTGGCACCCCGGCACCGTGGAGCCCCACTTGCTGGACCGCTACCTCAACCGCGCCTTCGACGTCACCAGCCTGAGCGTGCTGTTCGACGTGCTCAAGGGCGGCCAGAACGTCTCGCTACGCAGCCGCGACGGGCGCGTGGACTACGCGCTGGCCTTCGAGTCGCTGAACAAGCCGCTGCTCGCGGTGGCCGGCGAGTTCGACCTCTTGGCGCCGCCCGACTCCGTGGAAGCGGCCGTGCTCCGCAGCCGCAGCCGCGACAAGCGCTTCCGCATGTTCCCCCTCGGTCACATCGACCTGATCGTGGGCCGCGAGGCCACGCGCACGGTGTGGCCGCTCATCGGCGAGTGGCTCACCCGACGGAGCGCTGACATTGCCAAGCCCACTGCCACCCCCTAG